The Siniperca chuatsi isolate FFG_IHB_CAS linkage group LG17, ASM2008510v1, whole genome shotgun sequence genomic sequence CAAGCTTTGATCAGTCTATCACCTATGAACCATTTCAATAACAAAACCTCAGTCactttcaaaatatataaaaattttAGATGCTATTCCATATATTATCCCAGTTTTTTaggataaaagacaaaacacaccaCAATCTGATGATTTAACAAATCCAATGGCATGTCATCTATTTTTATCAGTAACAGTAGTGATCTCATAAATGCCAGTAATATGCAAGTTTTGAGAATATGATTTTTATTATGTTCCCTTTTTTGAAAAAGCCTCAGCCTTTGCTGATGCATGAAAAATACTGATACTGTGAATTATTACAAACATTCTAATACAAATCAGTACCAAAATACTAACTCCTCATATCATTACGTATCCCTTTTGTAATATTCCACTTACTGTTCAAATTTCAACACCCATTTACATAATACAAGTCTGCTGCAAACATAATTAGTTCCCTTTCTGTCAAAGCAGTAAGTCTGGAAGGAAAGGCAAATAAATGCTTTTGCACATAGTTACAACATCTAATCTATTATTTGGACTTGGTTTTGAAGTCAAGCAATTGTTTAACTTTCCTCAGCATGAAGGCAACAATTAGTGCACATGCAACCAAAGTGACCACATACAGTCCCACAAAGCGAGCAGCCTCACCGCTCCTATGCAGACGTGAGTACAGCTTCCTACGGCCCACGTAGTCGAGGTGGGACGCATGGATCTGACACAGGGTGCAGCAAGATAGAAAAACATGGAACATCTGATGACTCTGTCCCAGAAAATCACACCGCCCAGGGAAGCAGCGCTCTAGCAGGGGGTAGGTGAAGAAGAAGGCGCAGCTGAGAAAGAAAGCCACCTGGCCAAAGTGATAGATAATGGCTGGGTCATTGCTGGCTGAGGACCATGACATGAGTCTTTTAGCCACAGGACTGCTGTCCCAGGCATAGGCGAGTGCTGAGGGCACCACCTGGCACACCTTACGCACCCAGGTTGGTAGGGTGTGGTTGCAGTATTTGCCATAGCAGCAACCCAGGCATGACAGACAGCTGAGAACAGTGGCAGCGGGCATGAAGATCCCATGCACATGTTTGTGCATGCTCTCATCCACAGCATAGTAAAAGTGAACTATAGCACTGCCATACTGATACTGTGCTACCCCAACATAGTCCAGAAAGAAGAAGATATAGTGACACAGCTCAGACTTGCCACCCAGTAGGTGAGCTGCTACACTGAATGCCGAATAGGTCAAGGAGGACAGGATGAGGACCAACAGGGGCCATGAATGAGGATCACTGACAAAGTCCACAGTCTCAGCGAGTTGGCACAATTTAACCGGAAAAACTAAAAACGCCAGCAGGTGAGTCCAGATGTTGATGGTCTCATTGTGGCGCTGgaataaagacaggaagtagTAACGCCAGTTCTGGTTGAGCGGTCGGTAGCCGGTGCAGACGTAGCGCTCCCTGAAGTAATAGGGAACCTCGGTGTCTCTTACAGTGCCGGGCATGGAGGGTGACTCCAGAGACTCAGTCAGCATCCGGGGAACCTCCCTGATCTGCTGCAGGCTGATGAACACTCGCCCAATTCTCTCCATCACAATCGTCGCCATAACTGTCAGAAGCTGAGCTGTGTACACTGGGTGGTTCCTGCAGAAGATTCTAAGAGTTAAAATCCACAAAAGTGAGATTAAAATATCTGTGGctaataatataaatatcaaaTCAACCTAACTgttccccctgcttctagtctttatgcaaagctagGCTAACTGCCTCCTGGCTCCAACTCTGTACTTATAGCACAGAGATGAGATTGAGACTTCTCACCTGATTCTCAAAAAGAAAGCCAGTAATTGAAATGTAGCCTATTGTTTATTcggttttgggttttttgttgttttttttattttgttttacatttttattagcaGTAGTATAGTAGTATGACTGGTAAAACAGGAGTGGGtgaaattaattcaatttagCTTGACACATGTTCCCCCTCCTCGATTTAATGGTCCCTTAAGCCTTTAAGGGGACCCGCCCCTGGCGACAACTGCCGTGTGTCGAATATGCCCATCAGACGGACTTCATCTGGGTTCACTAAACCGAGTCGTGTCGATTTACCCGCCAATCATGTGTATGCCACTGAAAATGTCTAGGACCAAACCCGAGGCACTTGAGAAAAGTTCTGCCACAGCCTGAAACAAAGGCATAACTTATTATACCTAGTGCGCATCCCTTTAGCAGGTTACCTATTTACTGTTTCTGTAGGCCTACCCACTAACTGATACCTTAGCGATGTCTCACCTTGTGCTGATTGCTTGTTTCCTTCAGTGTCCGCAGCTGAAAtgacctcttcctctcctccgcCCGCCGACAGAAACATTCAACAGATTGAATCGTTGTTCTGAAGCGAGAAGGCAGCATCAAGTTACTAAACGTCCTCAAAATACAGCCGGAAGTGTAGTGATTTTGCCATAGAAAATAAAAGCGTCATTCTTTGGCCAACGTTAGAATAATGTAATAACTTGATTGATTCGGATTGAAAAATTAGATCGTTccatcaaaaatgtcaaatttatcatttttaaatggaaaatgaaaaataaaactgtgtaTATAACATATTCACTAAGAGTCATAAGTTCTGAAATTGATGGTGTGCAAGTTAACAGCAATGACACATACTTATAGATATAGAAATAATATGCACAATGTAGATAAATAATATGCCGACTGGAAGTGGTGAAATATAGTAAACAAAATCTGAGTTTGGAAAATAAAAGTctcaagaaaaaaatcaaacgTCTAAATCCTAAATCTACATATAATCTTTGCATTAGCAGGCTTGTAGGCGTGTGTGTTGTAGACATGTAGCCTCAAACATGTATTTAGTCTTACCTGAACAGTAGGCTGTCAGTCATCAGTCACTCACTGCTCAGGACTGAAATGTTTTGCTAAGCTTTGGTGGCAAAAACCCACACAATTACTATTGTGGAGCGTGCCTCGTTAGCAAACGTCAAtaagtcttttattttgaaacctgATACCGGAAAACATGCTGTGCTTGTAACTCCCGCCGTGTGGCTCAGGAGGAAGAAGGTGGTTTTCTCaaaagactgaaaagaaaagaaaagctcaGACGTAGGGTGCCTTAACCCGGTCAGATTTCAATACAAGATAAATGGTCAGGTTTAAGGAGTAAAGAAAGTTGTTTTCTGATGTGTTCAATCTAATCCCTAGGTGGAGCAAAGTAGAAGTAACCCTAAATAGCACTTAAAACGGCATATCTGTAgtaagacagagaaagggagaggaaggTATTCCAGCTGTGTGGGTGTGAACTCCTGGAACATTCTTTGCCAGTGGCAATCTGCTCTGGAGTTTCTTACATAGCTTACACTgacatgatatacagtatatcggACAGGTGGCAGCAGCTATGCCCACACTACTGACTCCAAACAGACACGGAACAAACTGCACATATTCATTCAGGTGTGTTGGAGGATGAACCCAGAAGGCATAAGTTAAAGgcttttgtgtaattattttgtgattCTCACCTTAAATCCCCTTAATATTTTAAGATAATAGATCATGTAAAATGCGGATACAATAACTAACATAACACGAGTGAATTTGGTCTTTAACCAGCTGCCTAACAGACAAAAGGAATGCTCCCTTGACTGGACTGaaagtatatttatttacaacaaataTGGGATATTACAGGggcatttataaaaataaaataatagtttgtcgttttgggaaatacactttccTGTATctgtgagaattaaaaattttaatgaaggttgcttgactattatattaataccatgttgaaactttttttacacatatacacacacacacagggcatgaggtttaacaatttaaagtgttgtcctgcagactgctgactgcagggaaaagttgattagctgttgcaaacaggcttacatttatacaaagaaacagggatatcagaaagaacatcatgtactgaggacagtatgtattgtaatgaccatgagaggaaaagtatcagttttggggaacgaggcagagactttagcaacttacaaacagaggaagtgtaggattcctccactagggcgctgtctccacacgaagggtggaatcgtgtgccaagaggctgggaccagcctgtgcaccaccgaagggagagctaagtctaaaccacagctcctccccaacTCTgcagaaacctatcagatacttgcaccttttcatttaaaactgtgtaatgttaagaatagcattcttttttaggatgatagctacagattaacagcttgctgactgtggttttctgaatagaaaagatccttgtacaagatgcttttgatcctccaatgctttaataaatgccaaattaaggaatagcttctctccagacttttcttttgcaaataaacgaacgcgctgacatatcctgtaaatacagtatatcagccTGCAGCTGATTAGCTTTGCTTAGCATGAAGAcaagaaacagggggaaacagctagcctggataTGTCCAAAGGTAGGCCTACCAAAAAATTGTCTGGCACAAgacccccataaaaccacaacttatAATTTTTGTACTTCATTTTTTTGTATGATGTAAACAACTTTTGAGGGGCTAGTAACGccgaacagagccaggctagctgtttaccccttttttacagtctttctgctaagctaagctgactgtctcctggctgtggcttcatatttatcgtacagatacgagagtggtatcaatcttgtcatctggctgttggcaagaaagtgaataagcatattttaaCTGtggaactattgctttaaaggATGGGCGCTCTGTTTAAAGGGTGATTTAGATAttgtaaaagattttaaatgGCTGTTTGTCCCCTGGTGTCTGCTTTGCAGCGTTGTGATATTTCAGGAAATTGTTCTGAATCACATCCAGTGTAGTAAATTAAAAATGACTCTAGCACATTGCCAAAACCTTCTGTATCCCAGTATGTTATCAAGTCCAGTTTTCATCAAAGATCTCCTTGGATCCAAGACAGCAGAGCTTCCTGTTACATAATCATTGAGCCTGAAGCACTAGTGAGAATTGACCCTGGGGTTTGAGCTCTGCTGAATGTAAACCTTCCAGTGTGCCTACATATTTCCAAAGACTCAATTTTACTATTGGAACATGAGAGCATGTTACAGTCTTTATGACCGCTTTGTTTTAAACTTGACTTACAATACAGAGGCCTTCGAAAACACAGCATACAGTATTTCCATTGCATATGTTgccagaaagaaaaaatactttttcttaagtATCTTACCACCACAGGAGTTCTTTGGGAGGCAATACAATATAAAGCTAGTTCCTCCAGAATTTCTGCTGTTGAATTTTAGAACTAgagaagacatttttggaaGGTGAGGTCATTTTTGCCTGCCCCTCACTTCTTAAAAAGGATGTTTGAGGGTTAAGCCTTTAGGGAATTATATAGGTTAACCTTATGCTAAGGGTTGAGGCATGTAGTTGTGATTGTTATGGTTAGAGTTAGAGGGTGCGTTATGTCAAAGAATGACCTTACAAGTatagaagaagagacagaatgTATTCAGTTGTTTGcatatttgtgagtgtgtttatacTGAAGGAtgacaagaggaggaggggaagagcaAAAACGCAGACGTGAAAGATCTTCCCACTCCGGCTGCACATCGAGCCTGGGGATTAAAAAACGCTTATAGCTGCATTCCAGCTGCCTGGAAAATGTTTGCAATAATCAACAGTTATCTCCTGGAGGAAAATTAGTTCACAGTGTACTAGACACCAGAAACTGTGGTCCACTTACAATGACACAGACTAAATTTGGCTCTACCAGTTTTATTTTAGAGGCAGGATTTCATCAGACGAACCTTACAGGGTTAAATTTATATCATATCTGAAAAACTGGCCGCGTTTAAATATGCAAAGTGCTGATGGTAGCAACAGCATAATGTTATATTAGTAAGTCATTTGCACACTGGGCAAATTAAAGCTACAGTCACTAATAGATGAGACTCATTTGAAAAGCCTCAGTGGTAATTTGGATCAGTGATGTTTCATTATTAAAATTAGAGTCAAAATAATTACTGCTGTGCAAATATCTAAGTCTAGAACAAGTACAATCTATGAAACTGGGCTCagttgtttggtatttttgagCAGTAAATTGTCAGAAAGATCAGAGCGACAATTTTCTgctcaaaatgccaaacaacTGAGGCCAGTTCATAGATTGCAACACGTCCTCATACTTAAAGGGCAGAATAGGTCGATTGCCAGTTACTCCCAAAACAACCCATATGACCGTTGGAAAGCGGCAGACTACGGCCACGAGGTCGCCGCCTAACAATAAacattgtcatggttttgggtttgtgttcagctagttccttttttattttgtaatgttcgGCCGCAAGTGTCTCGTGTAGTTTTACTTCTTGATTTTGGACTTTGAACTTCGTctgctccctgtcggatttgGTTACCTTGTTGGACTgattccctggttttgaccactgcctgcctgtgaccTGTGTAAGCTTTTTCTTACCATTAAACTCACTGAATTGCACCTGCTTTGCCtccattgtctgcatttgggttcaaaCCCTCGTTTCctctgctaccctgcttgacaccaTCGCAACAAACGTAAATATGGGTGGtcataagctgcttgcacagatgaCCTATACggctgtttttctggtgaggactgGCTGGATCTTTCATCTACAAAGCATTCAATCTCTGTGTGGTTTTATCTAAGTTTCCCATTTTCAAATTTATTCTTGATGCTCAGTGCGCCTTGTGCATTGGGTTGAACTCTGAAAGTGTTACATTCACATCACCAGTAactctgtttcttttcagttttaacaCATGGCctctgataaacacacacatctactgAGCCTGAGGTTTTCACTCTGCCACTCCCCCTCTGTCCATTTATCTATCTAACAAATTTTCACACACTTCCTGTTGCTAACCACACTTGCTCAATAATTTCATTTCCTGCCTCAAgcctcttttattttattttttttgccctAATACTCTAATGATCTGTCAGTTTTCTACCATGTTGTATTTCAAtctgctgatttattttcatttaattttataggtttttaattttatataattgtatCGTTTTTTAAATCGCTGCATCTCAACTTGTACTTTTCAATACAACATTGACTCAACCTGTGCTGCCATAAACTGCTGTATGTTAGGACATGGTGTGTAAGTTACAccaattcattttgttttaaaatgaaatcatgAGTATCACTAAATTGAAGACGTGGATTAGAAAATATTACCAAATGGGTAAAGCCAGCAACTGCTTCAGGGCTAAAGACTTCCAGGGGCCCTAAAAGCCCAGGTGGTGTGTTTTTCATTGGTTTTTGGTCATCTGATCAATTCAAACTTGTTAGGGAATTTGCACTGAACTGTCATACAGTATCTGCTAAGGCATGTCCTGCATTACTAGCTGATCTTGTGGCCCTTTCATGTAGAAGGCCCCTGTGTCAATCTAATTTTAACACCTGTTTTTAACATTAGttttatattgtgctcacagGGAACAgattaatacatacattttattgatcccACTGATGGAAATTGGAAGTGTCGCAGAAGTAGGCCACACAAACAGATAAGCTACATACAAATGAAAACCTAGAATATTTACATTGTGAGCatctactgtacacacacaatggGGGATGGAAAAAGTACTAAATACTACATGCATTAACATAAGTAATTATAAAGTGTATTGAGACAAAATAGTCCCAAATAAGTGAGGAGATGAGAACTttgcttgttgttgtttaattaaGTGATCACAGACTAGTGCCAGGTAGTATTATGCTAGCATAGGGTTTTTCTCTGGGTGTATAATGAAACTGCAATATATAGTCTGTGCACTGTACTTAGGGGAACTTGAAGGTGACACAGCACATACACAATACacagggagggggagggggagggggagggggaggggtcAGTTTTTCCCTAGAGCTCCAGGTCAGTACAGGTATCTTCTCTTCACCTGAAAGGTCTCCTGTAAGTCATCCATAGAGCTCTTTCATTTGTTCAACCTGCTTTCCAGTGAGGTGACTGTTTTTCAGCAGGATTCCTAAATACCATGTTCAGTAACAGCATATCCACAGAGGGGCAGTGTTTCCTTTTTGTAACCATGTTGTGCATAGCAGATATTAACTTCATTCAGACGAGAACAAATGTGATCATTTATGCTTTGTAGATACCCTAAACAAGCATTTGagaaattttactttgaacaCAATTCACACTTAATTTACTGccatggggggaaaaaattagATGTGGGTTCCCACAACCCCCACATTCCTGTGAATTGTGTATCTACCTGCCTTCATTATATTTTGCCTAGAATCCCAGAAACCAACCACTGTTTCTGTTCTAATATCCAGTCCCTGGTTAGGTACTGTaagttagtttgtggtaatttaattgaacatttatttaggaatatgctaCATTTAGGCATAATATGAACTGAAATAGCAAACTAGATTTTCACACAGGGGGCCCTCAACAGTACAAGGCTTCagtattaaaggtccagtgtgtaacatttaggaggagctattggcagaaatggaatataatatttataaatgtgttttcagtgtataatcacctgaaaataagaacggtgttttcattatcttttttagaataagcagtttttatctacataggaaGCGGGTCCCCTTGTACGGAGGTCGCCATTATGccccgccatgtttctacagtagcccagaacagacaaaccaaacactggctctagatagggccgttcacaTTTTTAGCGAGTTTCACGGCCagcgtagtttctcctacacgcttggaaggtgAGGGTGATGCGAACGGTATTCATATGGTGGCAAACTGCaatagatgccactaaatcctacacactggacctttaaacatGCAGGACCTGCATGTTTTTTGGCCCCTCCCTCTTGTCTAGAAATGCAACATTTTCAGCTTAGCGTACTGTTGAACAGAATCAATATCACAATTTGAACAAACTACATTGAATCAATTCATTGATTCATTATGGGACACATGACATTTCACAAGGTTTCATTGGcctttaataaaaaaagcacTTGATCTCTTGGGAGATTTTTAAGTGACATGTTTTTGTAGAGGTGCTGTATAGCTTTAAAATGCTTGGAGagtattttttctgactttaatcGGGGCCTTCTCACCAAAAAAATTGCAACTTTTTGCATTCTCTACTCTTTTATACAACCTTTCTAATAAATTCACATTCtcaaatgtgtttctaaaaGTGTAGAatcagacattttatttcttagCTGGGTAATCACAGTGCAGGGAGCTGAACTGGAAACTAGTAGACACttgacattttacttttcaaacCTTTCACACCCAAAGGATAACATGTCACCGAGTTACAGTCCCTAAAGCAGCACATCTTCTGGCCTAATTGGGTTGGATGGCTCAGCCAGATATTGAGGTGGCATTTTGCCGGGGAATTCCCTCAGCTCCCTGATGATGAGCCCAGTGTGCCTTCGTTTATCAACGTCTGCCTGCTTTTGCTGAGTAGTTCGTTTTTGCCCTTCGCACAATATATCACCTGTCACATCTAATGGGACCCAGTGTGGAGTACACAGGGCCCAGGCAGATCCCTTGGGGTCATCTTTGTTTCCATTTCCACCATTGCCATAGATAACTTCTTCGAtaactgcagccctccacctcTGTGTACTGGCGTGAAAACAAATAGAGGCTTTTTGCAATACACTGGATAGTCCCATTAAAACACTTGTGGTAGGACTGAATTTGGATAATAACAATGGAACTGTACAATACAGTTCAAACTCAAAACTTGGACTTTATTGTTGACAAACTATTCAAGATGTCAACTATAAGTATTTGGTCGAGTTTCCCCAGAGGTGCTTAATGGATATATACAGTAGTACAACCACAGGCTATGCCCGAACAAATAACTTTGTTTCTGTCACAAAGTGACATGAAATGATGTGGCCCGGTGACTAGGGAAAATTGCTGTAAGGTGGTTAAGGTATACACATTTTCATCTGCCCCGTTTAAATACAGTGGGATTGttttaattactgtatgtatgtaaaagaGCCACAGTGCTTTGCTGTAACCCATCTTGGCGTGTTGTGTCCCACTCTCCTGAAGACATGGAGGAGGCCGTAAAGGGttaagtatttattatttttaaattgttgcgTGTTCCGGCGGTTTCCAAATGTTTTGGCTCATAACCCCTTAAGATGAATCAATATGTACTCAGTGTGGAAATGAGCAGTGAGCAGTTCAGtcgagtttttttttcttttcagatcaTTTGATTGGAATTATTTAACAGCCAAAAGAGGTAAAATATTAAGTATTTCacaagagaaaaaatgtttaagtcaaaacataaacatacttGTGTAACAaactttttccccccattcttttatcatcttgtgacccctcagatttatcttgctaCCCATTAGGGGGTTCTGActcccaggttgggaaccactggcctCTACAATGCTTTTGTAAATAATTAATTCTAGGTGTTCAACACATTCTAGGTGTTGGCCTTGACACCTATGAAATCAGAAAGGTTAGCggctagggctgcaactaatgattattttcattacagattaatctgccaattatttttattgattagtCAAGCATTTGAgcgataaaatgtcaaaatattgtgatatattACGATTTCCTAaaacccaaggtgacatcttcattgtcttgttttgtcagacttACACTCCAAAACAAAGAGATTCAgcttacaatgatataaaactgggggggaaaaacagtaaatcctcacactgAAAAAACTGGAATCAAAGAAGGTTTTGCATTTTTGGAAAATCATATATAGTTATGATGCTGTTGTAAACGCATATTTTCTCTCACTTAAACCTAAAACCCCACAATTTTAACTAATTTGTTCACTCACATTTAACACCTTGAAAATTCtaataaaatctaataaaatgtaGCCCCTggaaatgtgaaatatatttgaataaGGAGGCCCCTGGGGGACAGATCAATATCAAAACGCACATTTTTGGCCTGGGACTGAAGCGGCCATCAGTTTAAACCTTTCAATGTTTTTTGATTACCATAGTATCCAACTAAATAGGCTAGCTTAGTTACGTCGGAGAAAGGTAGCCTAGTTACAATTAATGTCAAATGAACTGCTtgtgtgaaatacattttttgctcTAAGGGTTAAAGAAAATACCTGTCTTGTTTGACTAAAGTTTACTAGACCGACCTATTCCTCTTGCTGGCTCGCATAGATCCCGGAAGCTCCTGCTGCTGCCGAGACAGACAACAGTATCAAGCCAGcttgaattacaaaaaaaagctTACGACTGTACCTTTTCAAGTTCAAACCAAAATTCAACTACCGCATGTGTTGCTAACATAACATGtcagtctttttgtcaaatgtgtCTGCTATGATTTGCCTCAGATGTTAAGATAATACATAGTATTTAATTGGAACTGTTAATGAAGGCGTGTATCCCTCTACTTAGCCATATTTATTACCAAAAGTGGCGcatgtaaaattttattttgaagctaaAGTCACTAAATTTCCGGTCTTGTTTCGTGTATTTGGCTGACTTGACTCAACTGTAACTGGGACAAATGAAGTTCATTTTCCACAGCTGGTGATGGCGGATG encodes the following:
- the paqr7a gene encoding progestin and adipoQ receptor family member VII, a; amino-acid sequence: MATIVMERIGRVFISLQQIREVPRMLTESLESPSMPGTVRDTEVPYYFRERYVCTGYRPLNQNWRYYFLSLFQRHNETINIWTHLLAFLVFPVKLCQLAETVDFVSDPHSWPLLVLILSSLTYSAFSVAAHLLGGKSELCHYIFFFLDYVGVAQYQYGSAIVHFYYAVDESMHKHVHGIFMPAATVLSCLSCLGCCYGKYCNHTLPTWVRKVCQVVPSALAYAWDSSPVAKRLMSWSSASNDPAIIYHFGQVAFFLSCAFFFTYPLLERCFPGRCDFLGQSHQMFHVFLSCCTLCQIHASHLDYVGRRKLYSRLHRSGEAARFVGLYVVTLVACALIVAFMLRKVKQLLDFKTKSK